One segment of Virgibacillus doumboii DNA contains the following:
- the ehuA gene encoding ectoine/hydroxyectoine ABC transporter ATP-binding protein EhuA, whose product MSEPIVSYKDVHKSFGDVKVLQGIDLDIKPAEKVAVIGPSGSGKTTIIRMLMTLEEPTSGSIIVDGKNLWQMEKNGELVPANEKHLRQVRGDIGMVFQHFNLFPHMTILENCMTAPIHVQKEEKASARKRSIEMLEKVGLGDKLDNYPSQLSGGQKQRVAMARALVMRPKIMLFDEVTSALDPELVGEVLEVIRDIAKEGEMAMVLVTHEMEFARDIADRVLFLDNGVIAEEGPPMEVLENSTNDRLQSFLHRFRA is encoded by the coding sequence ATGTCTGAACCTATCGTTAGTTATAAAGATGTACACAAATCATTCGGCGATGTCAAAGTACTACAAGGCATTGACCTCGATATTAAGCCGGCTGAAAAAGTTGCTGTCATCGGCCCAAGTGGTTCCGGTAAAACAACCATCATCCGTATGCTGATGACATTGGAGGAGCCAACTTCAGGAAGTATTATTGTCGATGGCAAGAACTTATGGCAAATGGAAAAGAACGGAGAACTTGTACCTGCCAATGAAAAGCATTTACGACAAGTACGCGGGGATATCGGTATGGTATTCCAGCACTTTAATCTATTCCCGCACATGACTATTTTGGAAAATTGCATGACGGCGCCAATTCACGTTCAAAAAGAAGAAAAGGCATCTGCCCGTAAACGTTCCATTGAGATGCTCGAAAAAGTTGGACTGGGAGACAAACTGGATAACTATCCAAGCCAACTTTCAGGCGGGCAAAAACAACGTGTAGCGATGGCTCGTGCACTTGTTATGCGACCAAAAATCATGTTGTTTGACGAGGTAACATCAGCATTGGACCCTGAACTTGTCGGGGAAGTGCTGGAAGTTATCCGTGATATCGCAAAAGAAGGCGAAATGGCAATGGTTCTGGTTACACATGAAATGGAATTCGCACGTGATATTGCTGACCGCGTTCTATTCCTTGATAATGGAGTAATCGCTGAGGAAGGACCACCAATGGAAGTGCTGGAGAATTCAACAAACGATCGCCTGCAAAGCTTCCTTCACAGATTCAGAGCTTAA
- the ehuD gene encoding ectoine/hydroxyectoine ABC transporter permease subunit EhuD, whose product MSGWSWETFYDAFPIVLEGLGITIGLTIACYLFALIFGFIWTLIKRMPITVIRLPLLWIMEFIRSTPPLVQLFFIYYAFPMVPVIGFALDPFTSAVLGLGIHYSTYIGEVYRSGIDGVGQGQWEAARALNYSTGKKWTKIILPQALPPTIPMLGNYLIIMFKEVPLASTIGVLGILAMANDYGAQHWRYLEALTIVAILFLVLSYPSAILVKKLEVKFNRRFDKSEPSGSKAN is encoded by the coding sequence ATGAGCGGCTGGAGCTGGGAAACGTTTTATGATGCCTTCCCTATCGTATTAGAAGGTCTTGGCATTACGATCGGATTAACAATTGCATGTTATTTATTTGCGTTAATCTTTGGATTTATCTGGACACTGATAAAACGTATGCCAATAACGGTAATAAGATTGCCTTTATTGTGGATTATGGAATTTATCCGTTCCACACCACCACTGGTACAATTATTTTTCATTTACTACGCCTTTCCAATGGTTCCTGTAATCGGATTTGCACTGGATCCTTTTACAAGTGCGGTACTTGGACTGGGAATTCATTACAGTACGTATATTGGAGAAGTTTACCGGTCCGGCATTGACGGCGTAGGTCAAGGTCAATGGGAAGCAGCACGAGCATTGAACTATTCAACGGGGAAAAAATGGACAAAAATTATTTTGCCGCAAGCGTTACCTCCGACTATACCGATGCTGGGAAACTATTTAATTATCATGTTTAAGGAAGTTCCATTGGCATCAACAATCGGTGTACTTGGTATTCTCGCAATGGCAAACGATTATGGTGCCCAGCACTGGAGATACCTGGAGGCACTAACAATTGTGGCGATATTATTCCTTGTATTAAGTTACCCGTCTGCAATATTAGTTAAGAAGCTTGAAGTTAAGTTCAATCGACGTTTCGATAAAAGTGAACCTTCAGGAAGCAAGGCAAATTAA
- a CDS encoding amino acid ABC transporter permease, whose product MKGVEITVTVLLASIVLGYLMAFIAGFCRLSNNVILRKFTGFYVEVFRGTSLIVQLFWLYYAFPILFGVEVGSNFWAGVLAISLNYGAYMSEIVRGSILSVAKGQYEASTALNMSRFQRMRLVIFPQAVRMMLPEFGNYLILMLKSTSLVSLIGMMDILYYGDILRSSNLSQAPTVYFLVLVFYFIIALPLIWLTKKMESASKKGVASQ is encoded by the coding sequence ATGAAGGGTGTTGAAATAACAGTTACTGTTCTTCTGGCCTCAATCGTTTTAGGCTATTTAATGGCCTTTATTGCAGGTTTTTGCCGACTTTCAAATAACGTTATCCTCCGTAAATTCACAGGTTTTTATGTAGAAGTCTTTCGTGGGACCTCACTGATTGTACAATTATTCTGGCTTTACTATGCATTTCCGATATTATTTGGTGTAGAAGTTGGAAGTAACTTTTGGGCAGGTGTACTGGCAATCTCTTTAAACTATGGTGCATATATGTCTGAAATTGTTCGCGGTTCCATTCTGTCTGTGGCAAAGGGGCAATATGAGGCTTCCACAGCACTGAATATGTCGCGTTTTCAACGTATGCGGCTTGTTATTTTTCCACAGGCTGTACGGATGATGCTTCCTGAATTTGGTAACTATCTTATCCTTATGCTCAAATCAACTTCCCTTGTATCATTAATTGGTATGATGGACATTTTATACTACGGAGATATTTTGCGAAGCTCCAATCTATCACAAGCACCAACTGTTTACTTTTTAGTACTAGTATTCTACTTTATAATAGCTCTTCCATTAATTTGGCTTACCAAGAAAATGGAAAGTGCTTCTAAGAAAGGGGTGGCTAGTCAATGA
- the ehuB gene encoding ectoine/hydroxyectoine ABC transporter substrate-binding protein EhuB yields MKKLLLASIFGLALIMLAACGSNGDDASGSDGDSGSSGEGEGGDSLLAELQEKGTVTIGFANEEPYGYQEDGELKGAAVDIAQAVFAELGVDNMEAQLADFSQLIPGLNAGKFDVITAGMAINPDRCENADFGEPEMVYGEGLVVPKGNPMDLHSYTDIADKGATVSIMQGATEIEYVKQMGVKEDQIQTAPDIPATFSAVASGRADATTGTEMTVKMALESAGNDKLEFVSDFEQPDIEGIPSYGAAAFHKDNDELRKAYNEALAKLKEDGTVKELLEKNGFSAENNSVPEGITTEGVCSGEQY; encoded by the coding sequence ATGAAGAAACTATTACTAGCTTCAATTTTTGGTCTGGCACTTATTATGCTGGCTGCTTGCGGATCTAACGGTGATGATGCAAGTGGTAGTGATGGAGATAGCGGAAGTTCAGGTGAAGGTGAAGGCGGAGACAGCCTGTTAGCTGAACTTCAGGAAAAAGGTACAGTAACAATCGGATTTGCCAATGAAGAACCATATGGATATCAGGAAGACGGTGAACTGAAAGGTGCAGCCGTTGATATTGCACAGGCTGTATTCGCAGAACTTGGTGTTGACAACATGGAAGCACAACTTGCTGATTTCAGTCAGTTAATTCCTGGTTTGAATGCCGGAAAGTTTGATGTTATCACAGCAGGTATGGCGATTAATCCAGATCGTTGTGAAAATGCTGACTTCGGTGAACCTGAAATGGTATATGGGGAAGGGCTTGTAGTACCGAAAGGCAACCCAATGGATTTACACAGCTACACAGATATTGCTGATAAAGGTGCTACTGTTTCCATCATGCAAGGTGCTACTGAAATTGAGTACGTTAAGCAAATGGGTGTAAAAGAGGATCAAATCCAAACTGCACCGGATATTCCTGCAACATTCTCAGCAGTAGCTTCCGGTCGTGCTGATGCAACTACTGGTACAGAAATGACTGTAAAAATGGCACTGGAATCTGCCGGAAACGATAAGCTGGAATTCGTAAGTGACTTTGAACAGCCTGATATTGAAGGAATTCCAAGTTATGGTGCAGCTGCATTCCATAAAGACAATGATGAATTGCGTAAAGCATATAACGAAGCGTTAGCTAAATTAAAAGAAGACGGAACAGTTAAAGAACTTCTTGAAAAGAACGGATTTAGCGCAGAAAACAACTCAGTTCCAGAAGGTATTACAACAGAGGGCGTTTGCAGCGGTGAACAGTATTAA